From the Carassius carassius chromosome 45, fCarCar2.1, whole genome shotgun sequence genome, one window contains:
- the LOC132127163 gene encoding protein mono-ADP-ribosyltransferase PARP14-like isoform X1, with amino-acid sequence MCKPSDVEKQADRTGQRTEQACGYQEPNVLETELDVEKPQETSAVVLENLPDGFNQDVLTLLVENISSLSGNDFSMEVIPELRKAVVTFKNPSAAIKFLEDSRTHEKFKKNNLRARALERSTCVRVEDLPAEANNNKMLLELYFEKWGGPVEEVIIIPAEQAAMVIFKEEEAKERVLIKKNNICDVPVKIYPYFKSLDTVLYGGKRPQLKLPEPVTVNVHPAIREFILKKGQISSIKDQMSSHFCQINMDKPEVLLSPDPALLKQKGISRRHIDGWSKNAIDAFKKMISNYTTSEWPVSHALWSKVESDIKKVVKDQVLIDMDASKGVLTLAGMTHEITGLKPIIEKFLERGTNQLEREKNSVTEDMEISPAMYSLLEQDGMKTVSQHLRIDYNKKMNRLILSGLHTETLAFKNWVLEKKINIKQKPLKINRSILEYLRSEDCDEMSRDLFISHGITAVYTFENEGVVVIGSTERALKEAEKRINTVLTTKDLTVEDQGVLQMPEWHHLKTQMHEMFNTSKKTSVSIHISQIDKVIVTGFREPVMEVSERLRSFMEEHTRIEETVRVKSYAAFELIKDRKSQDWQHLIKFDKMKVNFDSKRPRIKLSGKRAFVQPALTFFKRLVDSLCTDTLIIKKAGAKKYFMEQGKMMLSMLLKEKRFVVVLQEDDMLEEEEDEFTEGSFEDIGYVSCEVKIPGGLTVTVRKADICKISVDAVVNAANEDLKHTGGVALALLQAAGPSLQQICDQHTKANGPLKPGDAFITDAGRLPCKYVVHAVGPRFSDSDRRTTVQRLRRAVKESLNQVSRKNCSSIAIPVISSGIFGCPLDLCTESIAMEVYDYIDDHNRRGSNNTLTKIHLVDNNDRTVNAMTQAVRKEFAAYNPKITFPHQIKPHGYSNNGQGYRGNGRGHGHGNYGQRNQEFEDLKGHGNRNFEGQAHWRGETSSYGGRSDTSEGLTVLERKTTREGLKIILCKGKIQDASADVIVNTISEDLDLSKGAVSNALLQTAGHQLQSEINRASHSNKKNYGEMLITDGYKLKCQKVFHVVCPFWKQGSEHKVLTQIIRNCLKNAESWRMASVVFPAIGTGNLGFPKDLVARIMLTEVQEFNSTNLREVTVIVHPSDKESVECFTSVFRHGIQGPVTKEAQRHVKIKKNFSGKSAQTSGVVGKVSSPSLGVHIMQLGQVTLEVSSGDITKEKTDAIVNSSNQTFSLKAGVSKAILDAAGVQVEQECSQIVRSSNIQQTEIVTSAGQLPCGNIIHIIGRNSPSDIKDAVLSVLELCESRQITSVAFPALGTGQGGAQPADVADAMVDAVVDFVKKKKPVHVKLVKFLIFQTNMVADFHQSMIRRSGEKVEEDKGFLTKIKDFFLGESSDSSTYEEFVIVVEKIEPAVFQLCGETPKDLSEAKEMISNLILQEHVSIPIHDPAIAHLTKEDGETLNAMQRELTVSVRLEKKGQDSVITLEGLTRDVHTADNRIRNMIRKVERKEKRRSEAFFISSMVQWQYQENGRSIKNFDMLTNYDLEEAYRKRQPTVKIKINNDEYEADLVRKEATKRGISIELNRVDLQAAAAAQSPLPSDWEDMKGKPVVLVKLTAGSTEFAKVEKEFRRTNLTNNIIEIERVQNSTLWKSYMIKKEELEVKNKHKNNEKLLFHGTGTDKTDQINNHGFNRSFAGMHGAMYGNGTYFAVDPSYSAQGYSKPDAKGHKRMYLVRVLVGDFTQGKQGLPVPPAKSSSSADLYNSVTDNMTNPTMFVIFNDVQAYPEYLITFQ; translated from the exons ATGTGCAAACCCAGTGATGTGGAGAAACAAGCAGACAGGACTGGACAAAGA ACGGAGCAGGCATGTGGATATCAGGAACCAA ATGTCCTGGAAACTGAGTTGGATGTGGAGAAACCTCAAGAGACAAGTGCTGTGGTCCTGGAGAACCTTCCCGATGGTTTTAATCAAGATGTTTTGACTCTTCTGGTGGAGAACATCAGCAGTCTTTCTGGAAATGATTTTAGCATGGAAGTAATACCAGAATTAAGAAAAGCAGTTGTGACCTTTAAAAATCCCAGTG CTGCAATAAAGTTCCTTGAGGACAGCAGGACACATGAAAAGTTTAAGAAGAATAATCTGAGGGCCCGTGCACTGGAGAGAAGCACATGTGTGCGAGTGGAGGATCTTCCAGCTGAGGCCAACAACAACAAGATGCTACTGGAACTGTATTTTGAGAAATGGGGCGGTCCAGTAGAGGAAGTTATCATAATTCCAGCAGAACAAGCAGCCATGGTTATCTTTAAGGAGGAAGAAG CCAAAGAGAGAGTTTTGATAAAAAAGAATAACATCTGTGATGTTCCAGTCAAGATATATCCCTACTTTAAATCACTGGATACAGTCTTGTATGGTGGCAAAAGACCCCAATTGAAGCTGCCTGAACCTGTTACAGTCAATGTACATCCTGCCATCAGGGAGTTTATCCTCAAGAAAGGGCAGATTTCCTCCATTAAAGACCAGATGAGCTCACACTTCTGCCAAATAAACATGGACAAACCTGAAGTTTTGCTCAGTCCTGATCCAGCCTTACTGAAACAGAAAGGAATTAGCAGAAGACACATTGATGGCTGGAGTAAGAATGCAATTGATGCCTTCAAGAAAATGATCTCAAACTACACAACATCTGAGTGGCCCGTGTCACACGCCTTGTGGTCAAAAGTAGAGAGTGATATTAAAAAAGTAGTGAAAGATCAGGTTTTAATAGACATGGATGCCTCTAAAGGTGTGCTGACACTGGCAGGAATGACCCATGAGATAACTGGACTGAAACCCATCATAGAGAAGTTTTTAGAGAGAGGAACAAATCAACTGGAGAGAGAGAAGAACAGTGTGACAGAGGACATGGAGATTTCTCCTGCCATGTACTCTCTGCTTGAACAAGATGGCATGAAAACTGTTTCTCAACATCTGCGCATTGACTACAACAAAAAGATGAACAGACTTATTTTATCAGGTCTTCATACAGAAACTCTTGCCTTCAAGAATTGGGTCCttgagaagaaaataaatataaaacagaagCCATTAAAGATTAACCGTTCAATATTGGAATACTTGAGATCAGAGGACTGTGATGAAATGTCCAGAGATCTCTTCATATCTCATGGAATAACTGCTGTCTACACATTCGAAAATGAAGGTGTTGTTGTGATTGGGAGCACAGAAAGAGCACTTAAAGAGGCAGAGAAGAGGATAAATACAGTTCTTACAACCAAAGACCTCACAGTAGAAGATCAAGGTGTCCTTCAAATGCCAGAGTGGCATCATCTCAAAACGCAAATGCATGAAATGTTTAATACTTCCAAAAAAACATCTGTGTCTATACACATTTCACAGATAGACAAAGTAATAGTGACTGGATTCAGAGAACCAGTGATGGAAGTCAGTGAGAGATTAAGAAGTTTTATGGAGGAACACACTAGAATCGAAGAAACCGTTCGTGTCAAATCATATGCAGCATTTGAATTAATAAAAGACAGAAAATCACAAGACTGGCAGCATTTAATTAAGTTTGATAAGATGAAAGTGAATTTTGATTCAAAGAGACCCCGGATCAAACTGTCTGGAAAGCGTGCATTTGTCCAGCCAGCTTTGACCTTCTTTAAAAGGTTGGTGGATAGTCTCTGCACAGACACACTGATAATTAAAAAGGCAGGAGCAAAGAAGTACTTCATGGAGCAGGGTAAAATGATGCTCTCGATGCTTTTGAAGGAAAAAAGATTTGTGGTGGTTCTTCAGGAAGATGACATGCtggaagaggaggaagatgaatTTACTGAAGGTAGTTTTGAAGATATTGGCTACGTCTCTTGTGAGGTTAAAATACCAGGTGGACTAACTGTTACTGTCAGGAAGGCAGACATTTGCAAGATCAGTGTTGATGCTGTGGTCAATGCTGCTAATGAAGATCTGAAGCACACTGGTGGTGTAGCTTTAGCACTTCTTCAAGCTGCTGGACCAAGTCTGCAGCAAATCTGTGACCAACACACAAAAGCAAATGGGCCTCTGAAGCCTGGAGATGCCTTCATCACTGACGCTGGTCGTCTTCCCTGTAAATACGTGGTGCATGCTGTTGGACCACGTTTTAGTGATTCAGACAGACGTACCACTGTGCAACGCCTGAGACGTGCTGTGAAGGAAAGTCTGAACCAGGTGTCGAGGAAAAACTGCTCCTCTATTGCAATACCAGTTATTAGCTCAGGGATATTTGGTTGTCCTCTTGATCTTTGCACTGAATCGATTGCTATGGAGGTGTATGACTACATTGATGATCATAACCGCAGAGGCTCCAATAACACATTAACTAAAATTCATTTGGTTGACAATAATGACAGAACTGTGAATGCCATGACTCAAGCTGTCAGAAAGGAGTTTGCTGCTTATAACCCTAAAATAACTTTCCCTCATCAAATCAAACCTCATGGGTATAGTAACAATGGACAAGGCTATCGTGGAAATGGTCGTGGTCATGGCCATGGAAACTATGGCCAAAGAAACCAAGAGTTTGAAGACCTAAAAGGTCATGGTAATAGAAACTTTGAAGGACAAGCACATTGGAGAGGAGAAACCTCAAGCTATGGTGGCAGATCAGATACCTCTGAAGGGTTAACTGTTCTTGAGAGAAAAACTACACGAGAGGGACTAAAAATCATTCTGTGCAAAGGGAAGATCCAGGATGCGAGT GCTGATGTAATTGTAAACACTATATCGGAGGACTTGGATCTCAGTAAAGGTGCCGTCTCCAATGCACTTCTCCAGACTGCTGGTCATCAGCTCCAGTCAGAAATCAACAGAGCTTCTCACTCAAACAAAAAGAATTATGGTGAAATGCTCATCACAGATGGTTATAAACTGAAATGTCAAAAAGTCTTCCATGTAGTTTGCCCATTTTGGAAACAAGGCTCAGAACATAAG gtacTCACTCAGATCATTAGAAATTGCCTGAAAAATGCAGAAAGCTGGAGAATGGCTTCAGTCGTCTTCCCGGCTATTGGGACTGGGAATCTTGGCTTTCCTAAAGATCTGGTGGCCAGAATCATGCTGACAGAAGTCCAGGAATTTAACTCTACTAATCTTCGAGAGGTAACCGTGATTGTGCACCCTTCTGACAAGGAGAGTGTAGAG TGCTTCACCAGTGTCTTTAGACATGGGATTCAGGGTCCCGTCACAAAAGAAGCACAGCGACAtgtcaagattaaaaaaaacttttctggcAAGTCAGCTCAGACCTCTG GGGTCGTTGGCAAAGTCTCCTCTCCCTCTCTTGGAGTACACATTATGCAGCTGGGTCAAGTGACTCTGGAGGTTTCTTCAGGAGACATAACTAAAGAAAAAACTGATGCCATTGTCAACTCCTCAAATCAGACATTTTCACTGAAAGCAG GAGTATCCAAGGCCATTTTAGATGCTGCTGGAGTACAAGTGGAACAAGAATGTTCACAGATTG TGCGATCATCAAATATACAGCAGACAGAGATTGTGACCTCAGCCGGGCAGCTTCCATGTGGAAACATCATCCATATTATTGGACGTAATAGTCCATCTGACATTAAGGATGctgttttgtctgttttggagTTATGTGAGTCACGCCAAATTACTTCTGTTGCCTTCCCAGCTCTTGGCACTG GTCAGGGAGGTGCACAACCAGCTGATGTTGCAGATGCAATGGTTGATGCAGTTGTCGACTTTGTAAAGAAAAAGAAACCGGTGCATGTAAAGCTTGTGAAGTTTCTTATATTCCAGACGAATATGGTGGCAGACTTCCACCAAAGCATGATCAGAAGATCTGGTGAGAAAGTAGAGGAGGATAAAGGTTTTCTGACCAAAATTAAAG aCTTTTTCTTGGGGGAAAGTTCAGATTCTTCCACATACGAAGAGTTTGTAATTGTGGTTGAAAAAATTGAGCCAGCTGTGTTTCAGCTCTGTGGGGAGACACCAAAGGACCTGAGTGAAGCCAAGGAAATGATCAGCAATTTGATACTACAGGAGCATGTGAGCATCCCAATCCATGATCCAGCCATTGCTCATTTAACCAAAGAGGATGGAGAAACACTGAATGCCATGCAGAGGGAGCTCACAGTCAGTGTCCGGCTTGAGAAGAAAGGCCAAGACTCTGTCATCACACTGGAGGGTCTGACAAGAGACGTTCACACTGCAGACAATCGTATTCGAAACATGATCAGAAAGGTGGAAAGAAAGGAAAAACGAAGAAGTGAGGCATTTTTCATTAGCAGTATGGTTCAGTGGCAATATCAGGAAAATGGACGGAGCATCAAAAACTTTGATATGTTGACCAATTATGACCTGGAAGAGGCCTATCGGAAGAGACAGCCTACAGTGAAAATCAAAATTAACAATGATGAATATGAGGCTGATTTAGTTCGGAAAGAGGCCACAAAAAGAGGAATAAGTATTGAACTGAATAGAGTCGATCTGCAAG CTGCAGCTGCAGCTCAAAGCCCTTTGCCTTCAGACTGGGAGGACATGAAAGGAAAACCAGTTGTTCTTGTAAAACTCACAGCAGGCTCAACAGAATTTGCAAAAGTAGAGAAAGAGTTCCGGAGAACCAATCTAACCAATAACATCATTGAA aTTGAAAGAGTTCAAAATAGCACACTTTGGAAAAGCTACATGATCAAAAAAGAGGAACTGGAAGTTAAAAACAAGCATAAAAACAACGAAAAGCTTCTCTTTCATGGAACTGGCACTGATAAGACCGATCAGATCAACAATCACGGCTTCAATCGCAGCTTCGCTGGCATGCATG GAGCCATGTATGGGAATGGTACATATTTTGCTGTGGACCCAAGTTACTCAGCCCAAGGCTACTCTAAACCTGATGCCAAAGGACACAAACGCATGTACCTTGTCAGGGTTCTTGTTGGTGATTTCACTCAAGGAAAACAAGGCCTTCCTGTTCCTCCTGCGAAGAGCTCCAGTAGTGCTGATCTCTATAACAGTGTGACTGATAACATGACCAACCCAACCATGTTTGTGATCTTCAATGATGTACAGGCTTACCCAGAATACCTAATCACTTTCCAGTAA
- the LOC132127163 gene encoding protein mono-ADP-ribosyltransferase PARP14-like isoform X2, whose protein sequence is MCKPSDVEKQADRTGQRTEQACGYQEPRMTHEITGLKPIIEKFLERGTNQLEREKNSVTEDMEISPAMYSLLEQDGMKTVSQHLRIDYNKKMNRLILSGLHTETLAFKNWVLEKKINIKQKPLKINRSILEYLRSEDCDEMSRDLFISHGITAVYTFENEGVVVIGSTERALKEAEKRINTVLTTKDLTVEDQGVLQMPEWHHLKTQMHEMFNTSKKTSVSIHISQIDKVIVTGFREPVMEVSERLRSFMEEHTRIEETVRVKSYAAFELIKDRKSQDWQHLIKFDKMKVNFDSKRPRIKLSGKRAFVQPALTFFKRLVDSLCTDTLIIKKAGAKKYFMEQGKMMLSMLLKEKRFVVVLQEDDMLEEEEDEFTEGSFEDIGYVSCEVKIPGGLTVTVRKADICKISVDAVVNAANEDLKHTGGVALALLQAAGPSLQQICDQHTKANGPLKPGDAFITDAGRLPCKYVVHAVGPRFSDSDRRTTVQRLRRAVKESLNQVSRKNCSSIAIPVISSGIFGCPLDLCTESIAMEVYDYIDDHNRRGSNNTLTKIHLVDNNDRTVNAMTQAVRKEFAAYNPKITFPHQIKPHGYSNNGQGYRGNGRGHGHGNYGQRNQEFEDLKGHGNRNFEGQAHWRGETSSYGGRSDTSEGLTVLERKTTREGLKIILCKGKIQDASADVIVNTISEDLDLSKGAVSNALLQTAGHQLQSEINRASHSNKKNYGEMLITDGYKLKCQKVFHVVCPFWKQGSEHKVLTQIIRNCLKNAESWRMASVVFPAIGTGNLGFPKDLVARIMLTEVQEFNSTNLREVTVIVHPSDKESVECFTSVFRHGIQGPVTKEAQRHVKIKKNFSGKSAQTSGVVGKVSSPSLGVHIMQLGQVTLEVSSGDITKEKTDAIVNSSNQTFSLKAGVSKAILDAAGVQVEQECSQIVRSSNIQQTEIVTSAGQLPCGNIIHIIGRNSPSDIKDAVLSVLELCESRQITSVAFPALGTGQGGAQPADVADAMVDAVVDFVKKKKPVHVKLVKFLIFQTNMVADFHQSMIRRSGEKVEEDKGFLTKIKDFFLGESSDSSTYEEFVIVVEKIEPAVFQLCGETPKDLSEAKEMISNLILQEHVSIPIHDPAIAHLTKEDGETLNAMQRELTVSVRLEKKGQDSVITLEGLTRDVHTADNRIRNMIRKVERKEKRRSEAFFISSMVQWQYQENGRSIKNFDMLTNYDLEEAYRKRQPTVKIKINNDEYEADLVRKEATKRGISIELNRVDLQAAAAAQSPLPSDWEDMKGKPVVLVKLTAGSTEFAKVEKEFRRTNLTNNIIEIERVQNSTLWKSYMIKKEELEVKNKHKNNEKLLFHGTGTDKTDQINNHGFNRSFAGMHGAMYGNGTYFAVDPSYSAQGYSKPDAKGHKRMYLVRVLVGDFTQGKQGLPVPPAKSSSSADLYNSVTDNMTNPTMFVIFNDVQAYPEYLITFQ, encoded by the exons ATGTGCAAACCCAGTGATGTGGAGAAACAAGCAGACAGGACTGGACAAAGA ACGGAGCAGGCATGTGGATATCAGGAACCAA GAATGACCCATGAGATAACTGGACTGAAACCCATCATAGAGAAGTTTTTAGAGAGAGGAACAAATCAACTGGAGAGAGAGAAGAACAGTGTGACAGAGGACATGGAGATTTCTCCTGCCATGTACTCTCTGCTTGAACAAGATGGCATGAAAACTGTTTCTCAACATCTGCGCATTGACTACAACAAAAAGATGAACAGACTTATTTTATCAGGTCTTCATACAGAAACTCTTGCCTTCAAGAATTGGGTCCttgagaagaaaataaatataaaacagaagCCATTAAAGATTAACCGTTCAATATTGGAATACTTGAGATCAGAGGACTGTGATGAAATGTCCAGAGATCTCTTCATATCTCATGGAATAACTGCTGTCTACACATTCGAAAATGAAGGTGTTGTTGTGATTGGGAGCACAGAAAGAGCACTTAAAGAGGCAGAGAAGAGGATAAATACAGTTCTTACAACCAAAGACCTCACAGTAGAAGATCAAGGTGTCCTTCAAATGCCAGAGTGGCATCATCTCAAAACGCAAATGCATGAAATGTTTAATACTTCCAAAAAAACATCTGTGTCTATACACATTTCACAGATAGACAAAGTAATAGTGACTGGATTCAGAGAACCAGTGATGGAAGTCAGTGAGAGATTAAGAAGTTTTATGGAGGAACACACTAGAATCGAAGAAACCGTTCGTGTCAAATCATATGCAGCATTTGAATTAATAAAAGACAGAAAATCACAAGACTGGCAGCATTTAATTAAGTTTGATAAGATGAAAGTGAATTTTGATTCAAAGAGACCCCGGATCAAACTGTCTGGAAAGCGTGCATTTGTCCAGCCAGCTTTGACCTTCTTTAAAAGGTTGGTGGATAGTCTCTGCACAGACACACTGATAATTAAAAAGGCAGGAGCAAAGAAGTACTTCATGGAGCAGGGTAAAATGATGCTCTCGATGCTTTTGAAGGAAAAAAGATTTGTGGTGGTTCTTCAGGAAGATGACATGCtggaagaggaggaagatgaatTTACTGAAGGTAGTTTTGAAGATATTGGCTACGTCTCTTGTGAGGTTAAAATACCAGGTGGACTAACTGTTACTGTCAGGAAGGCAGACATTTGCAAGATCAGTGTTGATGCTGTGGTCAATGCTGCTAATGAAGATCTGAAGCACACTGGTGGTGTAGCTTTAGCACTTCTTCAAGCTGCTGGACCAAGTCTGCAGCAAATCTGTGACCAACACACAAAAGCAAATGGGCCTCTGAAGCCTGGAGATGCCTTCATCACTGACGCTGGTCGTCTTCCCTGTAAATACGTGGTGCATGCTGTTGGACCACGTTTTAGTGATTCAGACAGACGTACCACTGTGCAACGCCTGAGACGTGCTGTGAAGGAAAGTCTGAACCAGGTGTCGAGGAAAAACTGCTCCTCTATTGCAATACCAGTTATTAGCTCAGGGATATTTGGTTGTCCTCTTGATCTTTGCACTGAATCGATTGCTATGGAGGTGTATGACTACATTGATGATCATAACCGCAGAGGCTCCAATAACACATTAACTAAAATTCATTTGGTTGACAATAATGACAGAACTGTGAATGCCATGACTCAAGCTGTCAGAAAGGAGTTTGCTGCTTATAACCCTAAAATAACTTTCCCTCATCAAATCAAACCTCATGGGTATAGTAACAATGGACAAGGCTATCGTGGAAATGGTCGTGGTCATGGCCATGGAAACTATGGCCAAAGAAACCAAGAGTTTGAAGACCTAAAAGGTCATGGTAATAGAAACTTTGAAGGACAAGCACATTGGAGAGGAGAAACCTCAAGCTATGGTGGCAGATCAGATACCTCTGAAGGGTTAACTGTTCTTGAGAGAAAAACTACACGAGAGGGACTAAAAATCATTCTGTGCAAAGGGAAGATCCAGGATGCGAGT GCTGATGTAATTGTAAACACTATATCGGAGGACTTGGATCTCAGTAAAGGTGCCGTCTCCAATGCACTTCTCCAGACTGCTGGTCATCAGCTCCAGTCAGAAATCAACAGAGCTTCTCACTCAAACAAAAAGAATTATGGTGAAATGCTCATCACAGATGGTTATAAACTGAAATGTCAAAAAGTCTTCCATGTAGTTTGCCCATTTTGGAAACAAGGCTCAGAACATAAG gtacTCACTCAGATCATTAGAAATTGCCTGAAAAATGCAGAAAGCTGGAGAATGGCTTCAGTCGTCTTCCCGGCTATTGGGACTGGGAATCTTGGCTTTCCTAAAGATCTGGTGGCCAGAATCATGCTGACAGAAGTCCAGGAATTTAACTCTACTAATCTTCGAGAGGTAACCGTGATTGTGCACCCTTCTGACAAGGAGAGTGTAGAG TGCTTCACCAGTGTCTTTAGACATGGGATTCAGGGTCCCGTCACAAAAGAAGCACAGCGACAtgtcaagattaaaaaaaacttttctggcAAGTCAGCTCAGACCTCTG GGGTCGTTGGCAAAGTCTCCTCTCCCTCTCTTGGAGTACACATTATGCAGCTGGGTCAAGTGACTCTGGAGGTTTCTTCAGGAGACATAACTAAAGAAAAAACTGATGCCATTGTCAACTCCTCAAATCAGACATTTTCACTGAAAGCAG GAGTATCCAAGGCCATTTTAGATGCTGCTGGAGTACAAGTGGAACAAGAATGTTCACAGATTG TGCGATCATCAAATATACAGCAGACAGAGATTGTGACCTCAGCCGGGCAGCTTCCATGTGGAAACATCATCCATATTATTGGACGTAATAGTCCATCTGACATTAAGGATGctgttttgtctgttttggagTTATGTGAGTCACGCCAAATTACTTCTGTTGCCTTCCCAGCTCTTGGCACTG GTCAGGGAGGTGCACAACCAGCTGATGTTGCAGATGCAATGGTTGATGCAGTTGTCGACTTTGTAAAGAAAAAGAAACCGGTGCATGTAAAGCTTGTGAAGTTTCTTATATTCCAGACGAATATGGTGGCAGACTTCCACCAAAGCATGATCAGAAGATCTGGTGAGAAAGTAGAGGAGGATAAAGGTTTTCTGACCAAAATTAAAG aCTTTTTCTTGGGGGAAAGTTCAGATTCTTCCACATACGAAGAGTTTGTAATTGTGGTTGAAAAAATTGAGCCAGCTGTGTTTCAGCTCTGTGGGGAGACACCAAAGGACCTGAGTGAAGCCAAGGAAATGATCAGCAATTTGATACTACAGGAGCATGTGAGCATCCCAATCCATGATCCAGCCATTGCTCATTTAACCAAAGAGGATGGAGAAACACTGAATGCCATGCAGAGGGAGCTCACAGTCAGTGTCCGGCTTGAGAAGAAAGGCCAAGACTCTGTCATCACACTGGAGGGTCTGACAAGAGACGTTCACACTGCAGACAATCGTATTCGAAACATGATCAGAAAGGTGGAAAGAAAGGAAAAACGAAGAAGTGAGGCATTTTTCATTAGCAGTATGGTTCAGTGGCAATATCAGGAAAATGGACGGAGCATCAAAAACTTTGATATGTTGACCAATTATGACCTGGAAGAGGCCTATCGGAAGAGACAGCCTACAGTGAAAATCAAAATTAACAATGATGAATATGAGGCTGATTTAGTTCGGAAAGAGGCCACAAAAAGAGGAATAAGTATTGAACTGAATAGAGTCGATCTGCAAG CTGCAGCTGCAGCTCAAAGCCCTTTGCCTTCAGACTGGGAGGACATGAAAGGAAAACCAGTTGTTCTTGTAAAACTCACAGCAGGCTCAACAGAATTTGCAAAAGTAGAGAAAGAGTTCCGGAGAACCAATCTAACCAATAACATCATTGAA aTTGAAAGAGTTCAAAATAGCACACTTTGGAAAAGCTACATGATCAAAAAAGAGGAACTGGAAGTTAAAAACAAGCATAAAAACAACGAAAAGCTTCTCTTTCATGGAACTGGCACTGATAAGACCGATCAGATCAACAATCACGGCTTCAATCGCAGCTTCGCTGGCATGCATG GAGCCATGTATGGGAATGGTACATATTTTGCTGTGGACCCAAGTTACTCAGCCCAAGGCTACTCTAAACCTGATGCCAAAGGACACAAACGCATGTACCTTGTCAGGGTTCTTGTTGGTGATTTCACTCAAGGAAAACAAGGCCTTCCTGTTCCTCCTGCGAAGAGCTCCAGTAGTGCTGATCTCTATAACAGTGTGACTGATAACATGACCAACCCAACCATGTTTGTGATCTTCAATGATGTACAGGCTTACCCAGAATACCTAATCACTTTCCAGTAA